From the genome of Tripterygium wilfordii isolate XIE 37 chromosome 6, ASM1340144v1, whole genome shotgun sequence:
AACTTCTCTCATATATTATAGACACTTTTTTGAGCCTAAGAAAAACAGAGAGTCTTGATGTCACATATTGGACACCCGTTGAGAAGTCGGACCATATATTAGACCATGAGAACAATACATGAagttggattggattggattgaatTATAACATGTTATCGGAGTAACGTCTTAGTCCAGCTGGATGAGTCTCTACATGTTTATTTATTGGATCTAGCATAACCCAATTTGTAAGTACAAGAGAGTGTCAACACTAAAAGTCTATTTGTTTGGTATAACCCAACCAAGTTATTTACAAACAAAACTCTCAACTTTTTTCACATTGTAGAAGCATTTTCTAGGCCTAAAAATCATCCGCAATGACCCTTGAAGAGCAAATATGTGCTCTTCAATTCATTGTAGACCATAATTTGGGGGTCTTGGACAGAGTTGAGTCTGCTAGTTTATGATGCCGGaaatgtgggacaaaccttcaAATTGAAATCTTGGTCAAACTATGTAAAAATAGTAAACAGTCTATGTATGGAATAATTGCTTCTCCGCAAATTGTAGTTCCAGTCAACCATCAAagacaaattttttatttattttttttatatctgaAAACGAtacatacaagtttgtcatttagaCATTTGGTATCGGCCTAACCTCGGATCATCAGATCCACGCGCATAGACATTTCTCACTTGAAGATGGTATAAACTGAGTCAAAACCCAGTGCGTGACCACGAGACTATTATTCTTATTGAGAATCGAAATTACCAAACAATGTTTATGACAATTGTTGAACATAATAACCCATTAAACTATTTGACTTGACTGACCAAAATACACGTAAATTACTAAAATTGGATCTGGTTTGACTTGTCAAtgattaaaagaagaaaaaattccaCTTTATATGAAGATTAATTCAGCTTTTGCTAGTTAGAAGGGGACAGAGAATGGATCACATATATGATTTTACAAAGCAGTAGCGTGTAAACTAGGCATAATTTTACTAAAATAATCCACACATTCATACTGACAGAGTCAACACTCCAAACCAAATTAATGGTCGCCTAATTAACTCAGTTTTGCCATTATCCCTTTTAATTCTCATTAACTCACTATTTAAATCGTTAAGACCACTGatgtagaaaaaaaatttctcagaaATCATAAATATCTAGTATTTAGCATTACTAatccaatgattttttttattctaaacaAAAATCGACGAGGCGACAATTCTATATCGTTAGATATAAATTCAAAGAATTCGATATTTCGATCAGGataaatttgttaaaaaaaattagatcgTTGGATTCATTCGGTTAAAtactaaatatttataatttttataaaaaaaaaaatttaatgtacCATTTGGCACCGGTCCTTCCCCGGATCCTTAACTATTCCCATTGCCATCACACAAACCACAACACTTTGTTCAAAATTTGACAACACCAACgcacacccacacacacacactaaacTACTAAAGACTTCTtggtctcttcttcttctttgttattCCCTCctctgcttctctctctctttctctctctttctctctctctatctgtaTGTGTGAGAGAGAAATTGAAAGATGGGTAATGGATACAATCATCACCAAACTCTTCATAATCTTCATCACAAGACCACATTCTTGCCTCTGTTGTGTTCAAGGCCTTCAATCAAAGATGTGGCAATACCCAGATGGGAAGATcgatcttcttcatcatcaaacgATCCCCTGTCACCAAGAATCGGTTGTATGGGTCAGGTCAAGCGAAATGACAAATTCAATTTGGGATTTCACCCATCTCGCAAAGCAACTAaaaacatcaacaacaacagcaacaacagCAGCCCTGTGAAGTACTTTAAGCTCAGGAAGATTTTCTCAGGCAAGAATTACAGTGTCAACACAAGTAGTATTGCCACATCCACGACCAATAAtaacagaagaagaagaggagggagTTTTGATTGTGGAAGTGAACCCAAGATTGTTGATGGTAAGGAGAATTCTGGGTTTGTCAATATAGTTGAGATGGACCCTCCATTGCCTGTGATTAGGAAAGTGAAACCAGCAACATATGGAGGAGGTGAAACGGCGGCAGAGAGTCTTTGGAAGAGGAGATCTGGTGGGGTTGCATTGCAGAGTTTGAGGCTTCAACAGATTCAAATCAATAGACATGGTATTGAACCAACTACTGTTTGATATTGTTGACAAATTATATAAGTAGTACTACATAGAttcatttttaatttctaattttttaCATCAAATAGTTTGATCGAGAAGAGTCTTACGGattctagtgttttttttttatcccagCAGTTTCAAATTCTAATATGAACGCaaacgatttcatatgaatcatacgAGACCCacaatttcatatggatcatgtgcgtccatctcaacatttgggaaAGAAATTTATTTTGATCAGAAGTCATATTCCTAGAGATGTGTGAATATCTTGCACAATAGGAACAGAAAGCTGCCTTCTTTTGTTGAATGTCAGGGTGGTTGGATGACAATTGCGAAAATAACCACCCTATCCGTGTTGGTTATGTTGGTTCCAATAAATCCAAGAAGTCAGCCAAGGAAGGTGTTGGCTTGGTGATAAAATGCATGTTAGTCGTGCTCTTCCATCCGTGTTCAATTCTCTCCCGAGGCTGAGCTCACACATGGATTAGGTAACATGGATTTTTAAGTCTTGCCTATATGCATAGTTTATAGACTTCTAGGCGGGTGGGTTCAATGGGTTTATCCGGTATGCAGCCAGACTTAACCTATCTTCCACGTCCTTTTTGTAAATCTTTGCACACTTGAGGCTTGCCTCGCACCACGTTATAGcatattttttgtcattttaccCCTAATTTATGTGACATGTAgataaccattgattataaacacatatgtaggACTCATTTAACACTTCACAATAATTAACTAATTGAGGGTAAAATGAGGTTATATTTTGGGATACATCCTCTACGTTTCTTACCTAAAGAGGATAAAATTTTCACATAACCAATGCAGTGCATATCACTAGTATCTAAAGAGTGTTTTTCTACATATGGCCGTGTATAAGACAACTAAGCATCACAAACTAAACAAAATTATGGCTGTGGtaaaatacacacacacatatatatcataaGAAAAACTAGATAGGGCCTTGGACAAAGCTTCTTTTACACAATAATGGCTTAATAACTGGTaccaccataaaaaaaaatgtcccTTAAACATGGATTCAAATACATTCATCAACAGTGGCTAAACATCTTTAGATGAAAGAGACACCATTAATCCACAAGAACAGAATAAATTGTTGTATATGGCCTCAACTTCCAATATTAGAATAGACTTGACATGTTAAGGCCACGACCTATATTATGGCCGGCCGGTGAAACCCACCGTCCCAAAGAGAGCACGCTCTTGAACGTAAACAAGATTCGCAGAACCAGATAAAATTGTTTCTCTTGTTTTCCATTCCTCTATTTTTCCATATCAGTTATTTGCTAACTGTTTCAGGAAAAGCATAAATCGACTGATTTTTCGATGCAAGAATAAATATGTAACATTCATCTTCATTATTTCATGCCTACATACAAGTTAGGTAAAAACGTTACCATGACCATATCCGATGAGATCATTCGAAGGAAGCCAATTGAGGATTTCCCAGCCGTAAACAGAGCCTTGTTCCATTATCAGTGATCCGGCCCTGATCAATCCACCGCACGACATCCATGATAACTAGCAACAGGAACAGAGTTTGATGGAAAAAAATGAGTATATGCACAACTGCTAAATCTGTAATCCATTAGCTAAAACATAGAGTAAATAAGGTCACAACAGAACAAGGTAATCTAAATGCATCATCAATGTTACATTGAGTGCATTTCTAATGACTAATGAGGATATATACACCAACTCTACAGACCACTCACAGCAGGGATACCCACTCAATTCCTTGCAACTGACCACAAGCCCCTTTACGATACGTGCTGCAGAATAAACCTCATCCACTGTACAGTTAATATCATAACGAATATGCAACACTGAAGCCAAAACTTTCGACCACAAACCAGAATGGGATTCCTATTCAAGTTGTTTCACAGGAGAGAAGAGTTCTGTCACTGCATCAACTCTGCCATTCATCACTTTTGCTCCGGTGCAAACCTCCCACAGGCAGAAAGCAGTTTCCCAGGCAGGTGGTGGTTGACTTTCCAGCAAGCAGATCACGAACTCAGATATTAGTATTACCCATCGTGTTCCACAGGTTCACTTGAGCAATCATCCTGGATGACCTTTTTCTCCTTTGAAAGGCAATCCACCGGGATGTAGACATATCCTTTGGGCAATTGCTGATTCTTCATAGAAGCTTGATCCAAAGTCATAACCAGCTCTTTTTCAAAACTTTCGATAAGCTGTAACTCGAAACATCATGCAAGAATTTTAGATTACATTCACATTCACGCAGATATCAAGTGATATAGAACATacaagaaagaagaacaagTATTGACCTTTCTTGATTTTGAACTCCATTCTCCATCATCCAAAGAATTAAGAGATGAACCAGAAGGTTTATGAAGGATTTGGTTGCCAGAAAATGGCACCCTCTCAGTAGCCTGTCTTGTAAATATATTTTGGGACGAGGAGCTGTCATCTGTCTTTTGGTCGGTGTCCATGGATACAGGAACCTTGATCAAGTTCTTAAAAGAAAGTGTGCTGTCAATGGTAATATCATCTGATCGTTGGATTGCTTCACTGCTAGATTTGTAACCATCTGTGTGGCCTTTGAGGGATGTTGTAGCTGATTCTGAACTATCTGGATGAAAAAAGGGACTATGCACAAGCACAGAACGAGCTACGTGGTCTCTTTTGTAGGCAAGAATGTCATGTGAACAAAAAACCAGCTCCCTCTGCAAACATTCGCAAGAAAGGATGTTCTCATATGACAAGTTCTCACAAATCTAAAAAACATTTTAACATGATTGGCTATTAAAATTGAGATGCATTGGCATGAACCACTTAGTCCAAACATCTACCTTTATCTTTTCGCGTCTGCTAATTCTCTCACAAAGAAGGCGTAATCTCTCCAACTCGACCTGCCAAAGGGCATATAAATGAGaccttaaaattgcacaagcCAATGCAAAATGTGGGAAAATAACTGTAATAGAACCATAAATACAATGTATAAAAAGACTACTAGAGGAGAATTTCCACATACACGAGAAGATTTCACCATAATAAATGCATTCAACTTCAGTATATGTCATCCTCAAAGAATAACCCATTGCCAGAAGTTACAAGGAAGCAATCTCACAATCATAATGCAAAAGAGATTATATGATAATAGCCACTTTACAAGGCATGAACACAGATCCACAATCAGGACTTCAGCCAAAATTCCACTACTAAGGGCATACTAAAAAAGCACCCACTGTGACAATCCCAACCATCATCACTGTTGTCAAAGCTCTACTCCCAAACAATTTGGGGTCAAGTACGAGTCCATAGGACATGCTAACATGGTTTTTGGGTTTTCCAGAGAAACTTTGACACCATATATAACATGACAAATAGGTACTATCTAACAACAAATTGTAATCATATCCCAAGCTGAATCTGTAAATAAACAATGATAGAAAAACCCTTACCCTGATTTGCTTGATACTCCTCAACTCCTCAAGTCCATGCTTTTGAGTCTTAGCATATGCAAGTCAAGTGCCACAATAAGAAATAATGGAAAGAAACTACAGAATCGAAACTACTTCATATGTAGATATAAAAGCCACACCTTTGTCCTCTGTTCCAAGCTATGTTTTTCACAGTAAGCCTTGTGTTGCAACTTGCCACCACTAGTCTTAATATTCATGTAGAAGCCAGCACTTCTAGCACACGATGGATGAAATGTGGTCTGACAGTGACCATAGTTACACTGCAGAGAATGAATTCATAAAAAAGACAATTTAATAATTGAATTTTGCTAAGAACTAAATATGATGAAACAATACAGATAATGGAAAACCTCACCGTTATGCAGACACCGTGTTTGCAATGACAGATACAACAAGTATCAACCCCCTTTGTAACTGTCTCCTGGCATTCCATAACATAGAGGAAAAAATTACAAGGGACTGTTGAATCTTACTCTAAGTTCAAAATACAAAATGATAATTGAAGTGTACCATATTCACGACGAATTAATTTATCCATTTAGTAAAATAACAGAACAAGTCAACTAAACAATTCAAaagtttaatgcaatttattttAGCTAAGCAGTAAGTATCAGAATTGCCACCAGTTATGGCAGGTGCATACCATTCCTTCAACAGAATTTACTTGTCCTCTTCTGAATGCTGATTCAAAGATCCActagaaaacaaataaacaaagagtCAATAGCATTTCAATGCTCAGAAAAGAGGATATTATCAAAACTATTAATATTACCAACAAATAACAATATAATATTTCACCTCTGCACAAAGGGCATGGACCCATTGACCATCAGAAGATTTCCTAAAAGCACCAGTAGTGCCACCGCATAAACCACATTCTGCAACAAAATAGGGTTTCTCCAAAAAATTGACCGTAGGAGCTCCGGGGCATCTAGATGGCAACAACGCTTCACATAATTCACAGTACCATGGACCTGTAGATTCTTTCATATTATGATAGCAATCCAAATGGACTGCAACCTGTTAGCAGAACAGTATGTTAGCCTTGCAAGCAGACAACCAAAAAGTTAACATAAAATCCAAAAGACACTATGCACAGCTTAGAAAACCTTGCAACCGGAGCACACTAAGATAGGGTTCAAAATTGTCTCAGATCTTCTGCATATGTCACATGATCTAGGATGCTCTTTGGAAAAATCTGAAACTGACTGAACATAATCAAAATACTTTTCAGTTAAAATTCTTGGGACAGCCACCCTTGAAAGTGTCTGCTTTGGCCGAGGCATCAACTGAGAAGAAGTGCAAATCCATCCACTAGAGTTgttcaatttcatcaaattctgCAAAGAAGTTAAATAATATTCATGACAACAATACAGAGGTTGAGCAATGATTCCATGGGAAACTATCATCAGGGATAAAAACTAACTCATCAAAATAAGTACCTCCTGCTTAGCAGACTCATCAAATGCATCTTTCCTAAATGATGAAATCCTAGATGAAGTTGCAGCTGCAGCAGTTGCAGCAGCTAGCACAGCCTGTGCTTCCTtatgctttctttctttcctaccCTGCTTCTTTGCTTCTCTAAGGTCACAGAGATATTGACTAACAAGCGCAGCATCCCAACTTCGGCTATGTGCCACATCAATTTCATGTGATATAATCTCAACAACCTTATGAATTAAACCATCTGCAATGACAATTTATAGACAGGTAACCATTAGGCTCATATGTACCCACACGCAAACAAGTAAAGTGGTAGTAGCCGTAAAATGTCATagaaaaagcaaaagaagagaCCAGTAAAGCTCTTTCTTCCAACTGCATTCCCAAGCAATCTAtgttgaaaataaataatttcccCCTCCACTTCATCTCTTGGAGACAGCTCTAGCACTCCAACTTTCCTAGCCTCAGCAAGCTCCTCTAACTTTACCCTATCTAATTTTCCAATCAAGCCACTGCACTCTGGACATTGATTTTGGCAATTACAGCAGGCACTGGCACGGGAAGATTCTTCCAGATGAGACCTTCCTTCCTGCTTTGGGTCTGCAAGAGTGAAATCTCAATTAGATATTAGATAAACAACAAAAGAACATACAAAAAGGACGGGGCAAGAAAGAAAGTTCGCCATCAAAATCATACATCCTATCTCTTCTACCTTCAGCTTCATAGTCTGTGTTCTTTAGAAACAATTCACTATGCATCTGCAACTTCTTACTGATCCACAGGTGAATATAACAATTAGAAGCTGCTCCCATTTTTCTGTGGCACAAATGCAGAAATTCTAGAAAATTTACTACTGAACCACAATTTTATATTAAGTacataaaaaagacaaaaggagaACAATCTTTTTGGAGGTTCAAACATGCAATATAAGGAAAAAGAGAAGTCCGCACAATATAAAAATCTTACATGAGGTCGACGACAACTGAGTTTCCATTTGCACAAGCAAGACTTCTCTGATTGCCATTCACTACAATATCCGGCTGAGGAAAAGCTGAAACCACAGGCTGGCTATATGCATGTAAGTTGCCATTTGACGGCTCACCTGAAAGATATGCAGAAAtaccatacatttgtctaaaggaaaaaaataatggcatcatacaaaaagtcaaaattggGCTGCAGAACATAAACAacgttttttaaaaattaaaggtGTTCTACAGACATGGGACCAAGGGGCTGCCATCCAATTAAATTAAAGGATGCTAAATTGGTGCAGAAATTAGATTGCAAGCATTTGAACATGAAGACAAGAAAATCACATCTTCTGAAAACTTAACTAATGACATAACACTTTTCGAACAATATATGATAGTATATGAGAATTTAGTATTAACCCAAACTAAGTCTTCAGAAATATCCAACTCATTAAGGACTATTAGCTCAATCCTCGAAGGCAAACAACTATTTCAGTGTCATTTTCTGCTCATGAATAAGAGTACTAAGTCGAGCTCTTTCATCTATAGAGTTTGACTTTACACTGAAAATTTGatatgaagcattgaaattcaGATAAACTAAATATAAACCTTTGGTATACTTTAACAGCAAAGTTTTCTTGTAGATTCTTTATCTTACACATTATACACAGTAACAAACCAACAGcagaaaaattagaaaactgATTCTATCATCAACACCAGTATTTCTCTCTCCGTGcgtgacaaaaagaaaaaatagaaggtTCGGAAAAGTTGGGCCAGAATATTAGAGTTAGCGGCATCCTATGAAGTTTTCCAAACAAAAGTGTGGGGAAAGCCACAATTAGAATATCAGTTCTGACGTACATTTATAAGACAAAATAtaaagcatcatcatcatcaaatcctCAAAAGTTtagggtcggctacatgagtttatgagaacatcGACGGGAATCCACActgtgtatttgttttctccattcatttatATCATGGATCGTACATTAATCCACTCCTATTAACTTcagaaaatataaaacataatCACTGTAATTTTGCAACATGGACGTGATCATTTCAGCACCGATACTAATGCAAGGGATCTACTGAAACGAGTTAAGGGTTATAGGATAAACATGTGATTATGAACAAGCTGCATGCAAGTCTATGATTGGCTGCTATGACTAagttacaatttgaaatttgacattTTGTACTTGTTTCAGGAAAGATTTATATCAGGTGAATACATTTAGAtgcaaaatgaaaatcaaacggtgaaggttttcttttgtttaaaaaaaagaagtgaaaataTGGTAACCAGAAGGTGACAACACAAACGAGGATCTAACCAAAAAATGATTTCAGTAAAGCATACCTTCAGACTTCAGTGAATGACCCACAGAATCATGAAATCCATCAGTATTAGATGAGCCCtaaacaagcaaaaaaaaaagtcacatcATTAAACAGAAAACTTGGTAATGGaaaaaattttatcaaaaaaaacacaaccgagaaaaaatcatataataagATAAATTGACCGATAAAGGACAATTAAGCAGGCATGCACAATGGAACTTGAGCTCAAGGGTGCACGTGTCCTGGAGTATGGACATTGGCACAAGGGACCTTGAGCTCAAACTATGCATAGTTTGTCAAAACCTAAGGTCCTTATAGTGTTTCACCATTTTCACTTATTGGAGGACTTGAAACAACAGGTACAGAATAAATCAtttgaagggaaaaagaaaggaCAGAAAACTGACTGTTTCAGGCCAAAATGCATTCAACTAACACGAACTTTGCTTCTCTAACCGGGGACTCGGTGTCTTAAATTTATAACAGATCTCTTATGTGCAAACCAATCAAGTTTCATCTGTATATAACCAGTCAGTTTCAAGACCCTAGACCCAAAACCCTAGATAGGTAAATTTTAAATCACAAAGAGAAATATCAGGTGACGAAATAATGGAAGCGCTTTGTGGTTAAAAAAACCCCAGTAATAAGCAAGCACACAATTGAAAATCTGGAATGCAAATTCAGTCAATCAACAAACGAGACTAAATATATAACCACATTGGTGAttcaaaaattaataaagaaaacacAACCCAAAACATAACAAGAAAGATTCGAAGTAAGAAAAAAAGACATGGAAAGATTACCTTTTCAGAAGCATTGGTGATGGTCCATTCACTTGAATTTTCTTGTTCTTCACTGACCACTCTATCTACTTTAACCTCATTGGTCTCTATCCCATTCTCAATTAAAAATTCCTCATAGAATGGAATTACTTTGTCATTCCTCGAAAACCTAATATTGCTGTTGGTTCTTCTCCTAGAAGGTACACACTTAACAGCACCAGGAACCGTTATATCAGACTCTGTTACAGTTACATCATCAGGAGAATCAACTGTTCCATTCTCGTCTTCCAATGGGAATTTTACATCAATATTCGAGTTTCTCTGCAGAAAACCCATGTAGGCATGATTCCTGAGCCATTTAGCTATTTTAAATCGCAACTGAGGAGCCAAGGTATCatcctgaaaaagaaaaaaccacgaaatcagaataaaataaaaaagaaaaggcaaaaaagGTTGAGTTTACTTGCTCGAATCAAACAGAAAAGGAGTTGATTCATTACAGCAAGTCTAGATGATAATGAATCGGGTGGAATGCCAATATCTGATGCCACTTCTTTCACATTGACTTTGCCCCGCTCAATTAACTGCAAGATTAGAAAATGTAAGATGCAAAACAGCTAAATGTTAATAAATATGGAAGAGTATGGTTAAATACTCTCGAACAAATAAGTGCAATACATGGGGAGAATGCtggatatgagagagagagagaggcatatATAGAAACCTTCTTTAGAATCGGAGCAAGATTCACACTGTCAAATGGCTTAAAATCATCACTGTTTCTCCTCCCTGACATAGCCATATTAGCAATATTTTTGGCTTGCAGGGTATCAGCACATTCTGAGACAATTTCAGTCTTTAGTATGGTATCGGACAGGCCAAACTCTGCTAATTCTCCATCATTGCATTCATCATGAGACTGACAAGTTTCTCGGTGGACTGAAATGTTTTCTCCACTTCTGTGGTTATCCAGCTTGTTTGTCGACAACAATGGAAGAGGAGTGGTACCAGACACATCACCATTAACAGAAAGAGAATAATGTCCTTGCGCCATACTGCAACTACCAAGGCCATCAGAGTGCTTTGAGCAGAAAGCCCGTAGCTCAACCTACAAGTATAAAATAAATAGGCAAATCTCATCAGAAACTCCATAACAGCTTCAAGTTGTTatattctataaaaaaaaaagcttcaagTTGTTATAATAGATATAGAAGCGTTAGCATCTTTTTAAGTAATCACAATGACTAAAATAGAGACAAAAGAAATACATCATCACACCCATATCTTCTCCAGACCTCCATTCTGTTTCTAGCCTCCCTGGCACAAATAGGATGAAAAGAAGTTCTGCAAGCTCCTGAAAAAAGAGTACATTACAACTGGAAGTATGATTAACTTGTGAACAAACCAAAGACGATAGTATGAACAGCAGAAGAGGACATACatccaaagacaaaaaaaagtccAGTACGAAGCACCTCAGTTAAACATTAATAAGAAATACACATAAATCGAAAATGACAGGAGCATAGGCAACCTCAAGCAGCTATTGACGCAGCATAGAGTGAAACTAGAGAGTAAACTAAGGTATTACAGAACCGTAAAGGAACTACATAAGGGAATGGGTATGTTGACAATCGGATCACCAACAAAAGCAGCTAAAATGAACTAATCTTAATAGACTCATTGATCCATAAAGTGCAACACAGAAGCCTATATACAGTGCTTTTATAAATTATAACTATATATTCTAGAAGCGACTACAGAACATGTCCTCCAAGAGACCATTCACAGAACTATTGTCATTTCATATCCACACTAACTAAAAATCCACAACCACAGGCAATAATAAAAATCTTAACACGTTATCAGGAATTACAGAAAGGATAAGTACCGCCACCACAACTAACAGTTCATGTTACAAGACTCTGAATATGAGTCCATCAAAGGATTTCCCAATTATAATTTACAGCCAAAAAGTTTAAATATCGAAAGTTCAAAACAATTAATGTCAACTTGTACATACAAAGGAATATGATTGAACTAAGTTCACTTCATCTTCAATTTTATGTAGCGAATGGAAATGCTGTCAGAATCAAGCCAGACTCCCATCAAGACATCATACTTCCATAATAGGTAGATTAGTAGCACTGCTTCCTATACAGTAAAAACCCCCACGAATATTCTCAATAAATGTCTGTTGCATACTATGCTGATATCATCGTTTGAGAGGATTATTTCTTCCAAAACTCCTAATAAAGGTTGGATCTATGCATGATACTATCCTGAAAATTGATTACTTTCCAAAACAATCAAGCAGGTTGACCCTCACATGTCACCATTACTTCCAAACCTGAAACACTAAAAAGGGTCATTTTAACATCTCCGTTCTTCAAAAAAGCCACATACAAATAACTTTCCCTTTTCGTTGATATAAAAACAATAAACTGTTCCTATTGAGATCCTGCATATGGCATAATTTTAATTCCCACCAGTTTCCTAGGAAGAAAATAATGTTGCGACAATTCAACATAAATCCAACTCCAAAACTTATTGAACATttcaaataataattttatatacACCTCaaccatatatcatatatggaaTGAGTAAAAGTGAGATTCATCAGGATTGCACCACAATGGCAAAGTTCAGCTCTAGAACCCTCTAAAATccataaaaggtaaacaactctcgtgcacaaatCTCCCGCCTTGGAGGAAAAATGGTCAGACAAGCATAGTCTTACCTATGCAATGCTGAGAAGTTACTACCAAGATTTGAACAcacgaggcccaacactagggcaaATACACACAAAGGCCTACACTTAGCCACTTAGGGTAACAacaaggggggggggggttaaATTTTAGAAGCTAAGGTTACCATATTAAGATTATTTACTTTGTCATCAAtctaataagttaacttgttgatttggggcatttcacatcatttataccatattctaaTAGCGGTTAAGTAAACTTACCATTGGGCCAAAGGACCTAAGGCCTATAAAATTCATCACGATAAAACTAATAGTAATAGCAAATATCAACAATTCCAttgaataaaaacataaaagataaaatttatgaaatattgACGTCAATAAGAACAAACATATCTTAAGTAGCCTTTCAAAAGGTGAACCTTGTCCTAATGGTAAAAATGCCTTGTCCACCCCAAATAGAGGTCCCAGGTCCAAACCACAAAAATAGCCTCTCCGCAATTCAAGGGTAAGGTTGCTTACGTCTAACCTTTCCTAACTCCGCCTCCATCAGAGAGACTTGTGCACCACAtgctatttcattttttatcttAACATACATTTAGTGATCAGTTTACAATGTCTGCAATCAGCTAGAGCCTCAAAAAGATTCTAAACCACATAATTTTCAACGCACATCAAGAGTAATTAACATATAAATTTCCCCATGTGATTTA
Proteins encoded in this window:
- the LOC119999393 gene encoding uncharacterized protein LOC119999393 isoform X2: MAGCPCHGRTIMMGAGGDEGCCPEEKTCLPTSGIPVTTRTNQLAMKKPISLGVDLFSQARKALSECPPLDFPEEGSASASSVITLPSRLASFLNPSNSRKRRKKGHSGAEKKTSRAGELSRGANFWNDKDVYFRDLTLPDIDALYKVSSLSSLALRKCFFIPHLGNGNAMVANVECIEATNVGDGNVVRTEENNQDQQSVEIGSMLAESLPNEDGKNCSAGDSAGSLEWILGSRNRILLASERPSKKRKLLGGDSGLEKVLVGHPGTGNSSLCDFCCSGDMGNESNRLIVCSSCKVSVHHKCYGVEEVVNDSWLCSWCKCKGASSDSSRPCVLCLKQGGALKSVDKRVKNDGCGEFAHLFCSLWMPEVYIEDLTKMEPIMNLEEVKETRRKLVCNICKVKCGTCVRCSHGACRTSFHPICAREARNRMEVELRAFCSKHSDGLGSCSMAQGHYSLSVNGDVSGTTPLPLLSTNKLDNHRSGENISVHRETCQSHDECNDGELAEFGLSDTILKTEIVSECADTLQAKNIANMAMSGRRNSDDFKPFDSVNLAPILKKLIERGKVNVKEVASDIGIPPDSLSSRLADDTLAPQLRFKIAKWLRNHAYMGFLQRNSNIDVKFPLEDENGTVDSPDDVTVTESDITVPGAVKCVPSRRRTNSNIRFSRNDKVIPFYEEFLIENGIETNEVKVDRVVSEEQENSSEWTITNASEKGSSNTDGFHDSVGHSLKSEGEPSNGNLHAYSQPVVSAFPQPDIVVNGNQRSLACANGNSVVVDLIKMGAASNCYIHLWISKKLQMHSELFLKNTDYEAEDPKQEGRSHLEESSRASACCNCQNQCPECSGLIGKLDRVKLEELAEARKVGVLELSPRDEVEGEIIYFQHRLLGNAVGRKSFTDGLIHKVVEIISHEIDVAHSRSWDAALVSQYLCDLREAKKQGRKERKHKEAQAVLAAATAAAATSSRISSFRKDAFDESAKQENLMKLNNSSGWICTSSQLMPRPKQTLSRVAVPRILTEKYFDYVQSVSDFSKEHPRSCDICRRSETILNPILVCSGCKVAVHLDCYHNMKESTGPWYCELCEALLPSRCPGAPTVNFLEKPYFVAECGLCGGTTGAFRKSSDGQWVHALCAEWIFESAFRRGQVNSVEGMETVTKGVDTCCICHCKHGVCITCNYGHCQTTFHPSCARSAGFYMNIKTSGGKLQHKAYCEKHSLEQRTKTQKHGLEELRSIKQIRVELERLRLLCERISRREKIKRELVFCSHDILAYKRDHVARSVLVHSPFFHPDSSESATTSLKGHTDGYKSSSEAIQRSDDITIDSTLSFKNLIKVPVSMDTDQKTDDSSSSQNIFTRQATERVPFSGNQILHKPSGSSLNSLDDGEWSSKSRKLIESFEKELVMTLDQASMKNQQLPKGYVYIPVDCLSKEKKVIQDDCSSEPVEHDG